A window from Limanda limanda chromosome 14, fLimLim1.1, whole genome shotgun sequence encodes these proteins:
- the mrps17 gene encoding 28S ribosomal protein S17, mitochondrial encodes MSVKQASVHAKWIIGRVIGTKMAKTAKVRVTRLVLDPYLLKFYNKRKTYFAHDALRQCTVGDIVLLKALPEARSKHVKHELAEIVYKVGRVVDPLTGKSVAGDEFLEPLTDLALDPEGQTTLSEKLQELNISAAASGTESQPPATPAP; translated from the exons ATGTCGGTCAAGCAGGCGTCGGTCCACGCCAAGTGGATAATCGGCAGAGTCATCGGGACCAAGATGGCCAAAACTGCTAAAGTGAGAGTCACACGCCTGGTGCTGGATCCTTACCTGCTCAAG TTCTACAACAAGAGGAAGACCTACTTTGCCCATGATGCTTTGCGACAGTGCACCGTGGGAGATATCGTCCTCCTCAAGGCTCTGCCCGAGGCCAGGTCCAAACACGTGAAGCACGAACTGGCTGAGATAGTGTATAAAGTGGGTCGGGTGGTCGACCCGCTGACAGGGAAGAGTGTAGCAGGAGACGAGTTCCTGGAGCCGCTGACTGACCTCGCACTCGACCCGGAAGGACAGACAACGTTATCGGAAAAACTGCAGGAGCTGAACATCTCTGCTGCCGCCAGTGGAACCGAATCCCAGCCACCGGCAACTCCAGCACCGTGA